From Ictalurus punctatus breed USDA103 chromosome 2, Coco_2.0, whole genome shotgun sequence:
aacaataCACTTAGCACAAGTACTAACAACAGAGGAAGAATAACAAAAAATCCTGCactcaacacactgaacaatCTGAATGTTTGCCATGGTGCCATTGTTTACCTTAGTCAAAGCTTTGTGGAGATTATTTTAGGCAGATTTGACAGTGATGGCCTCTGCTTTCTATCtttaaactaaaaaataaaagcattctttgagaaaatgaaaaatgcgAGAGAAGGGGTgaaaaataagtgaaaaaagtgaaaaatacaatgtaaaaaaattatacCGCAAAATTAATGGTGTCACTGAGGCCTTTTGGAAACACGGTTTTCAACACTGTTTCATTCCACCGGCTCACTGCAACCAAAGTAGGAAATGCAAAATCATTAGGAGACTGTTTACATGGTTTCAGTGtcaacagtctctctctatcacttcCCGTTTCCAGGTGATTGAATGCTTTACATTATTCTTGTTCAAAATTTGCATAGGTTTGATACATCAGCATGGAGTTAAACATGTCAGCTTTGCTTAGCACCTGTCAGATTTTATATAAATCTCTGGAAAAATACACAAGAGCACTAACAAAGAGAAACTCATATTACATTAGGAAACCTTTTTGCATTTGCCTGAAGAACCATCATATTTTTTTGAGGAATCACTTCTGGGTCAGCGGAAGTGGTTGCGTTACTCACATGGGAGCCTGGATGTGGTGTGGTTGCTGCTTGTTGGTCCCCTCTACCATTTTGGAGAATTTCCTCGATGACACTTATGGAATCTGCTGTTCATGGATGCCAAGCAACTGGCCTTGGGAGGTCAGTTGTCTGAAGGTTATGCACCTCAACTGGTTCAATGGTGTGAGGTGAAGTCTTCTGTAATGAAGGACTCATTTGTCTTTCAAgacaaagatatttttgggGATAAacctgtgggtttttttttttttttaatttgatatgtatgagagcagagaatttttgtggttttttaaacaaaagctcaaaaggttaaacaataaagccaattcttcacagcctttttttgctcttatttaccaagggtgccaatattagtggaggacactgtattaAAATCAAATAtgagagaacattttaaaagtgaattaatgAGTATAGAATTCAAATGGAATTAAACAGGCTCAGACAATATAGAAAGTGGGGGAGTAGAATGTTATAATGTAAagcttttatttccaaaaatggAACATTTCAGGAATTTCAGTACAATTATTACTAATTTATTAACAATTTGTGTCTTTTATCatgtttattcagtttattttgATCTCTGGCATGACACATTTTAACTCACTCACCGAAATGAAACCTGAATATGatacaataataatgtttttaaacatacaaTGCAAATTTTACTTTCTAAAACTGTACAAATGCTCTGATTACACATTACTCTGCTTTCATTGaaaacataattttttcctgAAGTCTATAAATGCGAAagattttaatggaaaattaATATTCATTCAAGAATATAGAAGGCAGAATTGCCTCTGGAATTTTAGTGATACTTTGGCACAGCCCAAGCCTCTGTATAGCtttatttttgtacaatttAAATCTAGACATCATGCTAAACAAATTCCAACTCTACTGcatgtaaataacattttacCATGTCTATGTGTGCATCGGATTTCTATAACATAATTTATatatgagttttttttaaaaattgcattagTTTGATATTACTTTAATTTTGTacattctcttttatttttgtttaaacattttttaaaaattattacatATGTTTGGGATTTACgttattattttctgttattattatttttctgtcaCTGCTATTGTTAGTTGTTACTGTTATACACTGTTACTAAAATCACCAGTTTAAGCTGAATTAATTTTAAGATTAAATTATTgcttaaaaaatataatcaccCTCACTGCCAGGTCAGTATTTTGGTCAAATTTGTTCTTTAAAAGTAGAGAGGCTGTTCAAGAATTTCTAGATTCTTGTAAAACCCCGTGATTCCTTTACACAGATGGTTATAGATCTTCTCCCATGCCTTCACCTCTATGCACCACAGAACTGATCTGGAGTGAATGAGCTGGGCTTCTTCATTTTTGCTGCCTTTGGTCAGACTAATGCCACTGTTAACAATGGAAAAAATATCTGCACCAATAAAGAGGGCATTTAAAGTAACGAGCCCCGCCCTGGCTGACTTTGAAATGGCCAGAGGAGTTCCTTTAGCCAGCTGCCCAATGTCAGGAAGATCTGCAGCCAGTTTTGGGATGCTCCGACCTGCATTAGCTTCCTGAAGCCCCATATTAACTGCCTTTGCAATCACCTCCTCACTTCTGAGAACTTTTACAGCTGAAACTCCATCCACTATAGCATCAATACCTTTGCCTACTGCTCTAGCACGAGCGGCCAGTTTCACAAAAGCTACGGTAACTCCATGTACACTTGCTATAGGACCCTCAACTCTGGCAACTTCTTCCATATAACCTTGGATCTTCTGCACATCTTCCATAAACCTGATGAAGATGTTGTTGGCTTTTTTCATTTGATGACTGTTGACTGCCATTTCAGTGACGCCTGTAACAATGCCATTAACGCCGCTGGTGACTCCGAGACCAACGCCTGTGAGTGTGAGGGCCAAAGATGTGCCTGCAGTGACGGGAGCGAGAGCTAAACCTACGATGGACAAAACACCTCCTGCAATACTGACTGAACTGCCAGCCACAGTGGAGATGTTGGAGCCCTTCTTCATCTTGTCCAGCTGAACCGCAGCCTTCTCTAAATCAGACAGGAACTCAAACATTCTGGTGTGGCGCTCAGTGAATAGCTTAATGAAGTCTGCTGCCTTCACATTGAATAGGAAATTCATCCTGAATGACTCATCCATCCTATAAGAAAAGATTTTGAAATACAATAGCAAATTTGTCCATTTCaaacatcaatttcaaaatcttCTGATAAAAATCTTGAATATAAAATGCGAAAGCCACcattcagaaataaaattaattgaaaattaaatgaaaggaAATGCTTTTACCTGATTTTGGTTAGCTGGAGTAAATGGTCATACAGATCCTGCGCAGACTCCTCACTCATGTTCAAAATCAAGTTTCGTGAAAAGTTCCTGTTTTTCCATCTGTAACATAATACATGTGATGTTAAACATCTAAACCATGGTCACTGTCATATGCTGTCATCAGGATGTGCATTCTACTTCCCCCAAACCTGACCCATGGGAAATTCAGACAGAAAAGTTCTAGAGATATAGATACATAAAACTATGGGTGCACCATTACTCACAATTTACCAGTAAAGATAAATTAGCCAGGCTTTGGTTAAGGTGTTAGACTACTGcttagaaggttgtgagttcaaatcccagcaccgccaaactgccactgttgggcccctgagcaaggcccttaaccctcaattgttCAGATGTATAATGTACATGAACATTACATGTATAATGTAAATGGAAGTCGCTCTGGATTAGAGcctctgctaaatgctgtaaaatttaaaaataaataaattaattaattaattaaaaatccaTAGTTAGCTCTCTACTGGTTAAGCTTAAGCTTCATTCGGTAAGCTTACAAGCAACATAGAAAACTTGGTgtgattattaattataatCTGGCTACTATCTCCATCTAAATTTGATGTCACCCAACGGCTATAGTTATACAGCTAAGCTCAGGCTCCACGGAAAAGGTGGTGGCCTGACTgctgtttacagtttacagtacaCTTAACGTTAGCCACTGAATTGTCCATGAAATAGCATCATTTGGGTTTTTAGCCTTAAAacttaatttatataaatattcaagCTGAATTCATTAAATTACTTCCTCTTGCCAATTCTGTATGTCCAGCTATGATTGTGCTTGGGCACTATAATATATAGCACATCCACTATGTGGATGCTAGTTCTGCATTGAGCTTTTGTCTGTGCTCAGTTGTTTTAGCCTGACAAAACATGTTGATTTTCACATTCACTCTCATGGTCACATGCTGGATTTAATTTGTTCTACTGGTGTACACATCACCTCTGTTCCTGGGCCTCTGATTGGTGTTGCTGATCACAAATGCCACAAAAAATAAGGGATTATCTCCACCTGCAAAATCAGGGCTGTGGATCCTTGCACCTTTTTGGCTCTTCTTCAATCCTCTCCCTTTTCATCTGTCTCTCAGCTCTCTGGCCCTGATCACATTCTGTGATGTTTTATGTTTGTATGCAGTGTATGTAGTGTCATGGCCCCCAAATTCTGGAACTCTTTACTTCAATATCTTCAACTTGTTCTGTTCTTCACTTTCCACCTATAAAAGCCCCAAACCCTTCTTTTTTCCCAGCACTTTCACTTTTCTTCTCACTCCAGTTGGTGGGTTTTTTATAGTTTCTTCTTAGATACCTTAAGAATTTGAAATTCCCAAGAGACTGCAAGCATGATTAGAACATGCGCTGCTCATTTTAACACTCCTAATCCCTTAAACTATAAATTATTTATCAAAGAAACAATAAAGGAGAAAAGCCCCTGCCTGGATGATACTTACTCATGAACACCCCCAGAACCAGATACACTCCTGGATCTGCtaagaaaaaacacaattaatCAGATGTATTTTGGAGTGACTATAATACTACATGAAATCAGGATATGTTCAATACCCTTCCTCCATCTTCTCAACGATCTGCTGAGTGATGCGGATGTATTTCTCCAGCTGGACGACCAGGACTTCTACATTGCTGAGACTCGGCAGGAAGAACGCTCTTGCATCTCTCTTGAAGTGGATGAGGCGTGGAGACATGATTCTGGCTGCAAAGATCACTGAAGGTACTGACATGGAATTGAAACTATcatccatgaagacatgcaGTGAGGTGACTGCTAGCTTCTCCACTGCATCCAGGAAATGTTGGAGTTTCTCCAGGCCTTCTAAAGTGTTGTTAAGAACTTCTTCTAGCTCCTTCTCCAGCTCTGGCCTACTGGAAACATTTGTCAGGCTTTTCCATATGTACTGTCCCCAAGTCTGGTTCTTGTCCTCAGCCTTGGCCTTGATGCCTGTCATTTTATCGAGCTCAGTCTTTCTCTGTGAGGTCCATTCAGATTTTCCGTCACAAAACTCCTTCACAGTTTCAGTGTATTTGAGAGTGTCTAAGATGTACTCGCCCAGCTGCTCCTCCAGTTTCtctctgtgatttaaaaaataataataattaacactaTTCCTAAAGCATTAAACTATTTGCCTCTGACTCTGTGATCATTTTCTAAACTTTTATGtccatttatgtattttaattaataatcttTGTGACACATTTATGACTTTATGTTGTATTACTTATTCCTTTTTCTACCACAAGTCTACCATATGACCTCTGATCCAATAAATGTTCAAGTCATTACACACTTCATATTGTATAATATGTGACACTATGTGACTTAATATGCAACAAGTGGACAGTGATCTTTTCTTCATCAGTTAAAGAGACACTTCTCTGTCCCTGGACTAAAACTGGttaataaaattgtattaaagGCATAGAAGTGATGCCAAGGCTATAGGGTAAATGGTAAACAGCAGAGCTTGTAAGTGCCTGTGGGTCACACCAGCCACAGTCAATTCCTTGCAACGCCACCAGAGGGCATCATCTCCTCAaattttgaatgtattttttgaAAGTGTTTTCTATTTCCTGTTCGCAgcagataaaaagaaaaagaaaaagccctTGGAACCATTCATGTTAGTTCTTGGACCAATTCATGTTAGTTCGGAGCCGTTATTATCCTTATTGAAATATTCAGTAATCTGTAAAGCTTAATAaagcatttatatttaataactTTATTCCTTCCAAAACACTGTAGAATTTATTcgttttctatagcagcagctctgacagaagtgcagctgcaaatcacagggttttattaatgcgctcattctaatatcttatcgtttctatagtaacagctcattcacagggatgtgTACAACGGACACTGTACAACCCTGTGATGATtactcaaaaaataaaatcttactGATTTGATGTATGAAGATGTTTACAGAATATGAAATAAGGTTGAAGTAAGATACTAAGactatttttccacattctggaTGAACAGGAAAAGCCtgctataattatatatttccTTATTCTCTCAGTATGAACTACAGGAATGAAGCAGTGCTTATAAATCTGCAATCTAATTTTCTGTACCACATCTGAacacatttttgtgttattgttCTATGCAAACAAAAGATCCTGCCTAATCCTGTTCTCCacaaaacgtctgggttacgcatgtaaccctgttccctgagaagggaacgagacagcataacactatgggaagcgTTTCTCGCgtgtgactggtatctgaagcttgtgcaaaatcatgcctatttataggcctgccatgattaGGTAACGTgtcaattaagcgcgtcgcgtgatataaatatggcacctgtgaaccgcgccatcagcctctattagcTGAAGCAAAGATGCcgttcacaggcctgccctggtatgacaaagctaggcaacatctcattcccttttcagggaactggcttacatgcgtaacccagacattccctttcaaagggaacttcgatgttgcatttagcataataCTATGGGAGAGCTTGTAgttctcctactcgcttgagagatgtgaGGGccaacagaagagctacctttagagtcagaagcttctcagaggctgaccctAAGGGATCAAATGGGGttcctgacagaccttccaggaccacagaaaggtcccaggaaggtatgcgcggcctgcagatgggcctcagccgcctgacaccacgcatgaacctcgaaatTAGAGGATGTTgtcccacagaggctccatcaacaggggcatggctggctgaaatggtggtcacgtaaaccctgattgtagaaggagcccaccccactgagaaacgttcttgtaagaactccaggactgtagctattgcacagttcactgggtctagctcacgttcctcacaccacaagacaaaaagctgccacttgaatgcatacaatttccttgtggatggtgctctattGTTCTATCTGCTCTaagtagacagaacccatggagacacatttggcagtagtttccacgctgcccgatggtcttttagtgacgttaactattccacaatctattggagggaaagcatcaaattttcgttgccctgtgacagctcactgaccagagaacactgaaaacttagggaccgccttggctaggggaggccctacagtagcactgggggctagcTGCCCTAAAAACCTCATGTCCCCTTActcgtccctccacggcccctcaggaccactcttctttgcctgcttggcctttatgaccattcttagatcaggcctattaGTAGGCCTTAATTGTGgctgcccggttcccctggctgtctgcaggggttggtgggctgccatactcgccttctgggtctccctcgctTTAGcactggcccgggctccactcgtggatgcctggGTGAGCTCGACACAACAGGTAAGGAATtggctgaatgccaccatatgtcgagctcactcagcaggtctgcttggtaggcctgcaacactgtcattgtctggagtgacccacaagcaagactactaccgcataggccttgcccaccaatgccacggtgaaCTTACCCGGTGGTttgatggcaaagccggccccccaattacctgccatcgatggagagaggtagctcgcaagcgcctactcccccttcagcatagctaaatagccatgccgttcattccccacaatggccgaataatccaacattgtggggttataaatacagcatatgcagggttttcccccagaagcctgatattttgtcatgcacttctggaaaaaaggggagttttctgaagtgtgagggatttactttcactggggagaaaaaggctcatccagccttagtaatcatttcaagcagctctttatattctgctctcagtttttagcacgtccttctggctcctcagagtcagagaggaattattactattatttttgtgtgtttttattttcctttttgactttccatagcggaaggaggagtcgcgacgcaaGCTCCAGCCAAAATCCAGCGgggagccggacccggaagacggAGCAAGAGATTGAACAGCGTtcgtctccagctcctcttctggatccataagaggtcccccgaacctgagacggctagctccGGCCCAaatcgcttcggcttccgagaagagcgcgagtcacgagccgagctgcttaatgtaggcattaccattcACAGCCTCTCgagctgccatcgcatgctacactcctaaacacttcacccagaaagtgtgcactattccccatgatgaaacgggagcaagccgtaacacacttcctgaattctctcactcatatttttctctctcgctcattccttttttgtttcttctctttttttaaagggatagaaaagttctgagcttttgagaaaagatagcgaggaaatgaagcgtctttttgtttctttacacaaacaaccgacatgcagtctttcactgaagataataaaaaggctgatggcgcggttcccaggtgccatatttatatcaggCAAAATGCGTaactgccacgtcacctgatcatggcaggcctataaatagg
This genomic window contains:
- the LOC128628847 gene encoding uncharacterized protein LOC128628847: MDSTIREKLEEQLGEYILDTLKYTETVKEFCDGKSEWTSQRKTELDKMTGIKAKAEDKNQTWGQYIWKSLTNVSSRPELEKELEEVLNNTLEGLEKLQHFLDAVEKLAVTSLHVFMDDSFNSMSVPSVIFAARIMSPRLIHFKRDARAFFLPSLSNVEVLVVQLEKYIRITQQIVEKMEEGSRSVSGSGGVHEWKNRNFSRNLILNMSEESAQDLYDHLLQLTKIRMDESFRMNFLFNVKAADFIKLFTERHTRMFEFLSDLEKAAVQLDKMKKGSNISTVAGSSVSIAGGVLSIVGLALAPVTAGTSLALTLTGVGLGVTSGVNGIVTGVTEMAVNSHQMKKANNIFIRFMEDVQKIQGYMEEVARVEGPIASVHGVTVAFVKLAARARAVGKGIDAIVDGVSAVKVLRSEEVIAKAVNMGLQEANAGRSIPKLAADLPDIGQLAKGTPLAISKSARAGLVTLNALFIGADIFSIVNSGISLTKGSKNEEAQLIHSRSVLWCIEVKAWEKIYNHLCKGITGFYKNLEILEQPLYF